The following are encoded in a window of Cryptococcus neoformans var. neoformans B-3501A chromosome 13, whole genome shotgun sequence genomic DNA:
- a CDS encoding hypothetical protein (Similar to gi|46096319|gb|EAK81552.1| hypothetical protein UM00167.1 [Ustilago maydis 521], FASTA scores: opt: 487, E(): 3.3e-23, (39.314% identity (60.218% similar) in 641 aa overlap (113-657:25-618)); HMMPfam hit to Glycos_transf_1, Glycosyl transferases group 1, score: 78.2, E(): 2.2e-20), with product MGSTGTFGAIPQAPLTPPLTPDILASNTDTNMDAVMSSVQDLPLSTLATIPEISLHSGLSYEDEGDVNVRLCSHTEDSKSCKPEKEDEYLWRENMTDEERDRREEWLASSRGRKGLRIVIVTENFLPKVDGVTRTLSRLLVHLQTSGHSCILLGPSSTIATYASHPIIGTLGIPLYCYPGLKLNFARPKFWEVVNRWEPDVVHFVDPIWLGAQMICGMGWGLGGGKWVGDREERGELGGAVVASYHTNLATYATLFNLPFLTPLIWSFQRLLHSRVRLTLCPSPSTKAMLEEQGWVSEKDGEVGKVRIWSRGVDLHQFGRSKRSWKRREMWGVGLAPGEKQSEDSPLLKVEKDNPAISMEEKVVGLHWNGSKEEGMMTPPLSPENGPEDKKTYHSQIQSQSDLYPPYERGDVHGEVKQPFKASLAGVYPPDTSLDLPERVVLLYVGRISWEKNIHLLLSAYSHLSSFLPSSSSSSPGPINFMPKLIFVGDGPARKELETKCKEANYDAEFLGHKQGEELAECYASADVFAFPSFTETFGQVVLEALASGLPVVGLDAEGTRDLVTHQSTGLLLSPPHAHSSDYSNKESTSIPWPRACNTSSPYFKTLAKEYAKLLAEVVLDHQKRKEMGERGSTEGIGGRTWWDAMEKCVDSYREAMRIARSKRSIRIVPHSPTSPETLIPSFNHDPTVTRDSDYSLNEKRRQGSFVNRFGFTNKPLTQRGFDEKGRFGKDYIRQEDNGLFWIMNDNRDATESDGCTCFGLCCMEAP from the exons ATGGGCAGCACGGGCACGTTTGGGGCCATCCCTCAAGCGCCTTTGACTCCTCCTCTTACGCCTGACATTTTAGCATCAAACACGGATACGAATATGGACGCGGTTATGAGCAGCGTGCAAGATTTGCCTCTCTCTACCCTTGCAACCATCCCCGAAATCAGCCTTCACTCTGGTCTGTCCtatgaggatgagggcgATGTCAACGTCAGGCTTTGTTCACATACCGAAGATTCAAAAAGTTGCAAGCCGGAGAAAGAGGACGAGTATTTGTGGCGAGAAAATATGACTGATGAAGAGCGGGATCGGCGAGAAGAGTGGTTGGCTAGTtcgagaggaaggaaaggtcTGCGAATCGTCATTGTTACAG AAAACTTTCTACCCAAAGTCGACGGCGTTACTCGTACCCTTTCCCGTCTCCTCGTGCATCTCCAAACCTCTGGTCATTCCTGCATCCTCCTtggcccttcttccaccatcgCCACGTACGCTTCCCACCCTATCATCGGTACTCTCGGCATCCCGCTGTACTGTTATCCGGGTCTGAAACTCAATTTTGCGAGGCCAAAGTTTTGGGAGGTGGTAAACAGATGGGAACCGGATGTGGTCCATTTTGTCGATCCGATCTGGTTGGGAGCACAAATGATTTGTGGGATGGGCTGGGGATTGGGGGGAGGCAAATGGGTTGGGGACCGTGAGGAAAGGGGGGAGTTGGGAGGGGCAGTGGTGGCCAGTTACCATAC GAACCTAGCAACCTACGCGaccctcttcaacctccCATTCCTTACACCTCTCATCTGGTCTTTTCAGCGCCTTCTCCACTCGCGCGTTCGGTTGACACTCTGTCCTTCTCCGTCTACTAAGGCTATGCTTGAGGAACAAGGATGGGTGAGCGAAAAAGATGGCGAGGTAGGAAAAGTTAGGATCTGGTCAAGAGGTGTAGACCTCCATCAGTTTGGACGTTCGAAAAGgagttggaaaagaagagagatgtgGGGAGTTGGTCTTGCACCTGGTGAAAAGCAAAGCGAGGACAGCCCATTGCTCAAggtggaaaaggacaaTCCGGCTATTTCtatggaggagaaggtggttGGACTTCATTGGAATGGGagtaaagaagaagggatgatGACGCCGCCTTTGAGTCCTGAAAATGGACCggaagacaagaagacTTATCATAGTCAAatccaatcccaatccGACCTTTATCCTCCCTATGAGCGTGGAGATGTACATGGTGAAGTCAAACAACCTTTCAAGGCGAGCTTGGCTGGTGTGTATCCTCCCGACACTAGCCTGGATTTGCCCGAAAGAGTCGTTTTGCTCTATGTTGGGCGAAT TTCATGGGAGAAAAACatccaccttctcctctcggCCTATTCCcacctctcttccttcctcccctcttcctcctcttcgtctcccGGCCCCATTAACTTCATGCCCAAACTCATTTTCGTGGGTGACGGTCCAGCACGCAAAGAGTTGGAAACGAAATGCAAAGAAGCGAATTATGACGCCGAATTCTTGGGACATAAACAAGGCGAAGAGTTGGCGGAATGCTATGCGAGTGCGGACGTTTTTGCGTTCCCGAGTTTTACAGAG ACATTTGGCCAAGTTGTACTCGAAGCGCTAGCCTCCGGTTTG CCTGTGGTTGGACTCGACGCAGAGGGAACCCGCGATCTCGTCACTCACCAATCTACGGGTCTACTCCTCTCCCCCCCTCACGCCCACTCTTCAGACTATTCAAACAAAGAATCCACCTCTATCCCATGGCCAAGAGCTTGTAACACCTCTTCGCCATACTTCAAAACCCTGGCCAAAGAGTACGCCAAACTCCTGGCAGAGGTAGTGCTGGATCatcagaagaggaaggagatgggtgaAAGAGGTAGCACAGAGGGAATCGGTGGACGGACGTGGTGGGATGCTATGGAG AAATGCGTGGATAGCTACCGCGAAGCCATGCGCATTGCCCGATCTAAACGATCCATCCGTATAGTCCCTCATTCACCCACTTCTCCGGAGACTCTCatcccatccttcaaccATGATCCCACCGTTACACGTGATAGCGATTACTCCCTGaatgaaaaaagaagacagGGATCATTTGTCAACCGTTTTGGGTTCACCAACAAACCTTTAACTCAGCGAGGGTTTGACGAGAAGGGGAGGTTTGGGAAGGATTATATTCGACAAGAAGATAATGGTTTATTCTGGATCATGA ATGATAACAGAGATGCTACTGAAAGCGATGGTTGTACTTGCTTTGGTTTATGCTGTATGGAGGCACCGTAG
- a CDS encoding hypothetical protein (Similar to gi|46098678|gb|EAK83911.1| hypothetical protein UM03013.1 [Ustilago maydis 521], FASTA scores: opt: 1220, E(): 1.8e-58, (36.022% identity (65.687% similar) in 1463 aa overlap (22-1430:17-1398))) gives MSESAKAAAQNGQAEEQQLQQQLDEQQQLEEQQQLPPVTIRIPSPTCSRTVPKPKDSTEPLDRITLYPQPQETIQDIKLLINDWVGAYWLGPYSLQLPFVKGEDGRGKIYSKKKDFSEVRAGEKLNEWLEVQDAFEHLQEGEERVLEAVREPYGELSARQSIIRLLELIAPSGTTANTTSNPLGLQAGSTIFEQVRDGLVSANAETTYEEVEVSLPSGRKGKGGKKELVKVKRSVSGDKAHAFADWKGWAPASFGSLAVSSDPVEVAPSLKSIQISHFNPPPPHLRQKGHELYLQVSLLEGEVVTLICSTRGWYVSKSNVNNFDPSPRPSADGSIPAPTHSLIDLLHSISPLFSERVSRLPPISLDGALADPISTVAIPQATPAYPFLTSPPKPAISPEILRTQLAFLHTGAYGPDLVDAARDWNEEIQGIRELPRGTMQERVFREKMLQKVWAEFDQAAARAVQAVSKGDIPPINPAEDPKAHMYLQSNIFITQGDSDALDTYAHLGGDAAMRISHGKDAAGVKLLNKIDADGLYLLGHTIVDWQGRRWICQSILPGIFSNRRAVEEEKAQAETEAEAETADAVEGEQKKEDWVDVEKPTEKSGSETESDNPMMIYGLDSERPTSVHWDAATHSLLSTIATPLRLAAHTIKDGEGKEHEFYASAEVKGLKGQDGRRYLLDAQRLAPVDVEWLEKDITGPLVGPKKDDESAEEGVQYPHRLVMLRPELIEQFWESELKRWARGVAEKAQAKKAEAEAEAAAAADAEGEKKKEGEQSEIPQEEQSAAASAAAARRAEEDRPVDASLIGDIKQFNLSFNPDAFVEQPVLEAEGQEGKTEIKAAITDESDPSVKAVRDAGLFLRQIAIPAVVLDVLTGNTSGVMDGESLSKHLHQRGVNIRYLGHLASTIIQFSTSKDGAAKEPSGHLAALQSIVLQEMVFRAAKHILRELLYPLQPETATDAVSHFLNCLLGSCLNPAPVASYTPIGINSNEPEPAYVKLTPECLRAQIIKEVKSRFRWTLDESFLESGLRKKQLLRELASRVGFQLAQREYVFSKDQEEEENKREENIKSKEKKKGSKAGAKGETVKRTTTFEGEDVLTLVPVIKSTAPSVSVAEEILEAGRNTINRGKIEFGLDFMLEAIQLYESIHSVIHPEVASVYNSYAQAIHQIARLKIQQIAAQENPDPEQPLGVDISGALRFQRQAVAIAERTLGVYHHETAGYYFQLAMLENLEGNAQQSLRYFRHLLTLWDVIYGPGHPEISTILSNAGIVLQSMNDLSLSLSLQKQAYESTLACFGPNHIQTGQSLHQLVQGHFLAGDMASALETAKQALEIFKARLGEEHNQTKEEAKNVELLTAVIENQERQKEREEAVKKEATERLKMARERIGGGAASTSRPTGIRRLGGAGAGALPQGVRVVDPQTLAALAAAAGQGGNPSANAAAATAGQGEQANGESTGTPQIGERGTESLEELVRYIQGSAPGVGGSAKRGKNALRGKRRTGAKR, from the exons ATGTCAGAATCAGCCAAGGCTGCTGCCCAGAACGGCCAGGCTGAGGAGCAACAGCTCCAGCAGCAACTCGACGAGCAACAGCAGCTCGAAGAGCAGCAACAGC TTCCTCCTGTCACGATCCGTATCCCTTCTCCTACCTGCTCCAGGACGGTCCCCAAGCCCAAGGACTCGACAGAACCCCTTGACAGGATCACTCTCTACCCTCAACCCCAAGAGACAATCCAAGACATCAAGCTTCTCATCAACGACTGGGTTGGCGCTTACTGGCTTGGTCCTTACTCTCTTCAACTGCCATTCGTCAAGGGTGAAGATGGCCGAGGCAAGATATACagtaagaagaaggatttcAGTGAGGTCAGGGCGGGCGAGAAGTTGAATGAGTGGTTGGAGGTGCAAGATGCTTTTGAGCATTTGCaggagggtgaagagaggGTTCTTGAGGCTGTTAGGG AACCTTACGGAGAGCTCAGCGCTCGTCAGTCTATTATTCGACTTCTCGAGCTCATTGCTCCTTCCGGCACTACCGCCAAcaccacctccaacccTCTCGGTCTTCAGGCTGGTTCGACCATCTTTGAGCAGGTCCGTGACGGTTTGGTCTCTGCCAACGCTGAGACTACCTACGAAGAAGTCGAGGTTTCTCTGCCTTCTGGTCGTAAAGGCAAAGGTGGAAAAAAGGAACTCGTCAAAGTCAAGCGAAGTGTTTCTGGTGACAAGGCTCACGCCTTTGCTGACTGGAAGGGATGGGCTCCTGCTTCTTTTGGCTCCCTCGCGGTCAGCTCCGACCCTGTTGAGGTTGCTCCCAGTCTCAAGTCTATCCAGATTTCCCATTTCAacccccctcctccccacctCCGTCAAAAGGGCCACGAGCTTTATCTCCAAGTATCTTTGCTTGAGGGCGAGGTTGTGACTCTTATCTGCTCTACTCGAGGATGGTACGTTTCAAAATCCAACGTCAACAACTTTGACCCCTCCCCTCGTCCTTCTGCCGACGGCTCAATCCCTGCTCCCACTCATTCTTTGAtcgacctcctccactccaTCTCGcccctcttctccgagCGCGTCTCCAGGCTCCCTCCGATCTCTCTCGACGGTGCCTTGGCCGACCCAATCTCCACCGTCGCCATCCCACAAGCTACTCCTGCTTACCCTTTCCTCACATCCCCCCCCAAGCCCGCTATTTCCCCTGAAATTTTGCGCACTCAGCTTGCCTTCCTTCACACTGGCGCCTACGGCCCCGACCTCGTCGATGCTGCCCGTGACTGGAACGAGGAAATTCAAGGTATCCGTGAGCTCCCCCGTGGAACCATGCAGGAGCGTGTTTTCAGAGAAAAGATGCTTCAAAAGGTGTGGGCCGAGTTTGATCAGGCTGCAGCGCGAGCGGTACAAGCTGTCTCCAAGGGCGATATCCCCCCTATCAACCCCGCCGAAGACCCCAAGGCGCACATGTATCTCCAATCGaacatcttcatcacccaAGGTGACTCTGATGCTCTTGACACGTATGCGCACTTGGGCGGTGACGCCGCCATGCGAATTTCTCACGGAAAGGATGCCGCTGGTGTCAAGTTGTTGAACAAGATTGATGCCGACGGTCTTTACCTTTTGGGTCACACCATTGTCGACtggcaaggaaggaggtggatCTGCCAGAGTATCTTGCCGGgtatcttctccaacaGGCGAGCtgtcgaggaggagaaggccCAGGCTGAGACCGAGGCGGAAGCTGAAACCGCCGATGCTGTTGAGGGtgaacagaagaaggaagactgGGTCGATGTCGAGAAGCCCACTGAGAAGTCTGGTTCTGAAACCGAGAGCGACAACCCCATGATGATCTACGGCCTTGACTCTGAACGACCAACTTCTGTCCACTGGGACGCCGCTActcactctcttctctccacaATTGCTACCCCTCTCCGTCTCGCCGCTCACACTATCAAGGACggtgaaggcaaggaaCACGAGTTTTACGCCTCCGCTGAGGTTAAGGGTTTGAAGGGTCAGGACGGTCGACGATACCTTCTCGATGCTCAGAGATTGGCGCCTGTTGATGTCGAGTGGCTCGAAAAGGACATCACTGGCCCGCTCGTTGGCCCCAAGAAGGACGATGAGTCTGCCGAGGAAGGCGTACAGTACCCTCACAGGCTTGTCATGCTGAGGCCCGAGTTAATTGAACAGTTCTGGGAGAGTGAATTGAAGAGGTGGGCTAGGGGTGTCGCTGAGAAGGCACaggccaagaaggctgaAGCTGAAGCTGAggccgccgctgctgccgaTGCCgaaggcgagaagaagaaggaaggggagcaGAGTGAGATCCCTCAAGAGGAACAGTCCGCCGCTGCTAGTGCCGCCGCCGCTCGCCGtgctgaagaagaccgACCCGTCGACGCTAGCCTCATTGGCGATATTAAGCAGTTCAACCTCAGCTTCAACCCTGATGCCTTTGTCGAACAGCCTGTCCTCGAGGCCGAGGGTCAGGAAGGCAAAACTGAAATCAAGGCCGCCATCACCGACGAGTCTGACCCCTCTGTGAAGGCCGTTCGCGACGCTGGTCTTTTCCTTCGACAGATTGCTATCCCTGCTGTCGTCCTTGATGTTCTTACTGGCAACACCTCTGGTGTCATGGACGGTGAGAGCTTGTCTAAGCACTTGCACCAGCGAGGTGTGAACATTAGGTACTTGGGTCACTTGGCTTCCACCATTATTCAATTCTCTACCAGTAAGGATGGTGCTGCCAAGGAGCCTTCTGGTCACTTGGCTGCTTTGCAG TCTATCGTCCTCCAAGAAATGGTCTTCCGAGCGGCCAAGCACATCCTCCGTGAGCTTTTGTACCCTCTCCAACCCGAAACCGCTACGGATGCCGTCTCTCATTTCCTCAACTGTCTTCTCGGCTCATGTCTCAACCCCGCCCCCGTGGCTTCTTACACCCCTATTGGTATCAACAGCAACGAGCCTGAGCCCGCATACGTTAAGCTCACTCCTGAGTGTTTGAGGGCTCAAATTATCAAGGAGGTCAAGTCCCGATTCAGATGGACCTTGGACGAGAGCTTCCTGGAGAGCGgtttgaggaagaagcagctgCTTAGAGAGTTGGCTAGCCGTGTTGGATTCCAGCTCGCCCAAAGGGAATATGTCTTCAGCAAGgaccaagaagaggaggagaacaagagggaggaaaatatcaagagcaaggagaagaagaagggatcaAAGGCTGGTGCCAAGGGTGAGACGGTGAAGAGGACAACAACCTTCGAGGGTGAGGACGTTTTGACTTTGGTCCCTGTCATCAAGTCCACTGCTCCTTCC GTTTCTGTCGCGGAGGAGATCCTTGAAGCTGGCCGAAACACCATCAACCGTGGCAAGATCGAATTTGGTCTCGACTTTATGTTGGAGGCTATCCAGCTCTACGAGTCTATTCACTCTGTCATCCACCCCGAAGTCGCGTCCGTGTATAACTCTTATGCTCAGGCCATCCACCAAATCGCTCGACTCAAGATCCAGCAGATTGCGGCGCAAGAGAACCCTGACCCCGAACAACCTCTTGGTGTCGACATCAGCGGCGCGCTCAGGTTCCAGAGGCAAGCTGTGGCTATCGCCGAGAGGACTCTGGGTGTCTACCACCACGAGACTGCCGGTTATTACTTCCAGCTCGCCATGTTGGAGAACTTGGAAGGTAACGCTCAGCAATCTTTGAGGTACTTCAGGCACCTTTTGACCCTCTGGGATGTGATCTATGGTCCCGGTCATCCCGAGATTAGCACTATCCTT AGCAACGCCGGTATCGTCCTACAGTCCATGAATgatctctctctttcgcTCTCCTTGCAAAAGCAAGCATACGAGTCAACTCTCGCGTGCTTCGGCCCTAATCACATCCAAACTGGCCAGTCCCTCCATCAACTTGTCCAAGGTCACTTCCTTGCGGGCGACATGGCTTCTGCCCTTGAAACTGCCAAGCAAGCTCTCGAGATCTTCAAGGCCCGTCTTGGTGAGGAACACAACCAGACCAAGGAGGAAGCAAAGAACGTCGAGCTTTTGACCGCTGTGATCGAGAACCAAGAAAGGcaaaaggagagggaagaagccgtgaagaaggaagctaCTGAGAGATTAAAGATGGCTAGGGAGAGGATTGGCGGTGGTGCTGCCTCTACTAGCCGACCCACTGGCATTCGTCGATTGGGCGGAGCTGGTGCCGGCGCCCTCCCTCAGGGTGTCCGAGTCGTCGACCCTCAGACCCTTGCTGCCCTcgccgccgctgctggCCAAGGTGGCAACCCCTCCGCCAAcgccgctgctgctacTGCAGGCCAAGGCGAGCAAGCCAACGGCGAATCCACGGGAACACCCCAGATAGGAGAGCGAGGAACAGAGAGTttggaagagttggtgAGGTACATCCAGGGCTCTGCTCCCGGTGTTGGTGGAAGTGCgaagaggggaaagaaTGCTCTTAGGGGTAAGAGGAGGACTGGCGCCAAGCGTTAA
- a CDS encoding hypothetical protein (Similar to gi|38105045|gb|EAA51522.1| hypothetical protein MG03117.4 [Magnaporthe grisea 70-15], FASTA scores: opt: 786, E(): 6.1e-43, (50.562% identity (71.067% similar) in 356 aa overlap (25-359:29-369)); HMMPfam hit to TauD, Taurine catabolism dioxygenase TauD, TfdA family, score: 79.8, E(): 7.1e-21), with amino-acid sequence MTSTLTQTIDSLTQKVGTLGVRGSTQPIPRNHSLDKWKSFEVTPFIGQEFGSDIQLSQIVNAPNADEFIKDLAVLISQRGVVFFRAQDINVDDQKTLGKRLGELSGKPGDSTLHIHPTTELSSSKGDHISVITISSDTLISRLSLSPVTTPSSKPPGQVHTAPPSGGDTIWASAYEAYSRLSPHFTKFLEGKEAFHEAAFFSKAAEQYGIELRTGERGSPLNEGPSLSAIHPVIRVNPVTGWKGLYVNQGFTRRILGVTKDESDFILDYLFKVTQNNHDLQVRFKWGINYPTGIADVALWDNRSTSHSATFDYEKQLRVGDRVVSIGEKPYFDPSATTRRDTLGLALPTEGALGEVYRAQVTK; translated from the exons ATGACCTCTACCCTCACCCAAACCATTGACAGCTTGACACAAAAGGTCGGCACCCTAGGCGTCCGGGGCAGTACCCAACCTATTCCTCGAAACCACTCGCTTGACAAATGGAAGTCTTTTGAAGTCACACCCTTTATTGGACAGGAGTTTGGCAGCGACATCCAGCTCTCTCAGATTGTCAATGCTCCCAACGCCGATGAATTTATCAAAGATCTCGCCGTGCTGA TTTCCCAAAGAGGCGTCGTCTTTTTCCGTGCTCAGGACATCAACGTTGACGACCAAAAGACCCTTGGTAAGAGACTTGGTGAGCTCTCTGGCAAGCCTGGAGACTCCACTCTGCATATCCACCCCACTACTGAGCTTAGCTCGTCCAAGGGTGACCACATCTCAGT TATCACGA TCAGCTCTGACACTCTGATATCACGTTTGAGCCTGTCCCCAGTGACTACGCCATCCTCAAA ACCCCCCGGCCAGGTCCATACTGCACCTCCCTCTGGAGGCGACACAATCTGGGCATCTGCCTACGAAGCCTACTCTCGTCTTTCTCCCCATTTCACAAAGTTTCttgaaggcaaggaagcATTCCATGAAGCCGCATTCTTCAGCAAAGCCGCTGAGCAGTATGGTATTGAACTTCGAACGGGCGAGCGAGGTTCACCTCTTAACGAAGGTCCTTCTCTGTCTGCCATCCACCCTGTCATTCGCGTTA ACCCTGTGACTGGCTGGAAAGGACTTTATGTCAATCAAGGCTTTACAAGGCGTATCTTGGGCGTTACCAAGGACGAATCTGATTTCATTCTGGATTACCTCTTT AAAGTAACGCAGAACAACCATGACCTCCAAGTTCGGTTCAAATGGGGCATCAACTATCCGACAGGTATCGCCGATGTCGCTCTTTGGGATAACCGCTCAACTTCGCATAGC GCCACGTTCGACTATGAAAAGCAACTTCGAGTCGGCGACCGCGTCGTTTCTATCGGTGAAAAACCTTATTTTGACCCTTCGGCTACTACGAGGCGTGACACTTTGGGCCTTGCTTTGCCTACTGAGGGGGCGCTTGGCGAAGTGTACAGGGCCCAGGTTACCAAATAG
- a CDS encoding hypothetical protein (Similar to gi|40744833|gb|EAA63989.1| hypothetical protein AN2504.2 [Aspergillus nidulans FGSC A4], FASTA scores: opt: 947, E(): 3e-55, (40.878% identity (66.282% similar) in 433 aa overlap (2-413:21-416))): MTITLDKRTIPAVGSEATTQGEVQNGRQMTALPLESGFCLSLWLQTVRNNPLLNHRTTDELPREAEVVIIGSGISGSLCALSLLQGPDPPKSVVILEARELCSGATGRNAGHCKVSRSMARFHKVSKASRYRTGFEDSQKRARYLGVHGSFPIKIEWTALIIVLLQLDVCMTDEVAEMAAKTFSYYMEAGGDVSKIEVTTDSQRAEEISRLKGARAVYAWDASTLHPWKLVAHIAQQALDLGLNLQTWTPVTSISGSAHQWTVHTDRGSITASKVVHTTNAYAGFLLPEMRVAIHPTPHMCDKVIPPTSHSGTKSLQNSYAVIYPTGLYSINPRLNADGAVLFGGSAPNQQRLLDYVAEDPKNRQTNDSLTNFEPVTEAVRKLGREGLEWDLAKGAKGTGARYDYSWSGIIGRSADDVPFIGAVPDKPGQWMSCGHNGHGMARIFTAAPALAKMVQGATYAETGLPECFEITQERLEKLRT; the protein is encoded by the exons aTGACGATCACTCTTGACAAAAGGACCATCCCAGCAGTCGGCAGCGAGGCCACCACTCAGGGAGAAGTTCAGAATGGGAGACAGATGACTGCTCTTCCACTCGAATCAGGGTTCTGTCTTTCGCTTTGGCTTCAAACTGTCCGAAACAATCCTCTGTTGAATCACCGTACGACTGACGAGCTTCCAAGAGAGGCTGAGGTTGTCATCATTGGATCCGGC ATCTCAGGGTCACTCTGTGCATTGTCGCTTCTTCAAGGCCCCGACCCTCCAAAATCCGTTGTCATCCTCGAAGCTCGAGAGCTATGTTCAGGAGCCACAGGCCGCAACGCTGGACATTGCAAGGTAT CCCGATCAATGGCGAGGTTTCACAAAGTATCAAAAGCGTCACGGTACAGAACAGGCTTTGAAG ATTCTCAAAAACGAGCAAGATACTTGGGAGTCCATGGCAGC TTTCCCATCAAGATTGAATGGACAGCGCTCATCATTGTGTTGCTACAGTTGGACGTCTGTATGACGGATGAAGTTGCTGAAATGGCGGCCAAAACTTTCTCGTACTACATGGAAGCAGGTGGTGACGTCTCAAAAATTGAGGTCACGACGGACAGCCAGAGAGCTGAAGAG ATATCCCGGCTTAAAGGCGCAAGGGCGGTGTACGCCTGGGATGCCTCGACCCTTCACCCTTGGAAGCTCG TGGCCCACATCGCCCAGCAAGCTCTCGATCTTGGGCTCAACCTCCAAACTTGGACGCCCGTGACCTCTATTTCTGGCTCGGCCCATCAATGGACTGTCCATACCGATCGAGGAAGTATCACCGCCTCCAAAGTCGTACATACTACCAACGCCTATGCTGGGTTTTTACTTCCTGAAATGAGGGTCGCTATCCATCCCACACCTCACAT GTGCGACAAAGTCATCCCTCCAACCTCACACTCTGGCACAAAATCCCTCCAAAACTCTTACGCCGTAATCTACCCCACCGGGCTGTATTCTATCAACCCCCGCTTGAATGCTGATGGCGCTGTTCTCTTTGGCGGGTCAGCGCCGAACCAACAGAGATTGTTGGATTATGTGGCGGAAGACCCGAAGAATAGGCAGACGAATGATAGCTTGACCAACTTTGAGCCGGTGACGGAGGCTGTGAGAAAGTTGGGTAGGGAAGGACTTGAGTG GGATCTTGCAAAAGGCGCAAAAGGCACAGGGGCGAGGTACGACTATTCATGGAGTGGTATCATCGGTCGC AGCGCGGATGACGTTCCGTTCATTGGCGCGGTACCAGATAAGCCAGGGCAGTGGATGTCGTGCGGGCATAACGGTCACGGAATG GCGCGTATCTTTACGGCTGCACCGGCGCTCGCTAAAATGGTACAAGGTGCTACCTATGCCGAAACTGGCTTGCCAGAATGTTTCGAAATTACCCAAGAGAGGTTAGAAAAGCTGCGTACCTAA